Proteins from a genomic interval of Geodermatophilus obscurus DSM 43160:
- a CDS encoding bifunctional GNAT family N-acetyltransferase/acetate--CoA ligase family protein encodes MTEQSTETPPAEDAPPQPPAHWEADIVAADGGTVHLRPICPEDDEGLVGLMDRSSDQTRYYRFFGPMRRLSDKDLHRFTHVDHVDRVAFVVLLGDQIIAVGRYDRYPGTDDAEIAFLVEDAHQGRGLGSVLLEHLAAAARERGIQRFVAEVLAQNNRMVRVFLDAGYTPTRSYEEGVVHLTFPIAQTESALQVAYEREQRSESRSIARLLTPSSVAVVGASNDEGKLGHAALRHLLDYGFQGPIYPVNPGSRHVRGVPAYAGIEEVPDDVDLAIVAVPAEEVAAVVEAARRKKVRGLVVITGGFGESGAEGRARERALVAAARASGMRVVGPNCLGIVNTDPAVRLNASLAPRVPGRGRVGFFAQSGALGSALLEQARTRNLGLSTFVSAGNRADVSGNDLLQYWATDPGTEVVLLHLESFGNPRKFARLARQVGRTKPVVAVKSGRHVRMTEGLAGTSVAVPEESVAALFASAGVIRVETLAQLFDVGTLLAHQPLPSGDRVAVVGNSTAMGALVSDSVLEYGLELAHDAPTDIGAGGSVEEWRAALQEAVDDDGVDAVVAVFLPPLSRVSAEFGRALREVATGADKPIVATFLSAEGIPAETAVPGEDGTPARGSVPSFSTPERGVIALAKVAQYAAWRRRPVGEVPELEGIDERAARDVVLPALASAPGGRPLTDEELIALLAAYGIPLLGTRTVTDAEAAVAAAEEVGYPVVLKSTAPWLQHRSDLGGVRLDVGDADAVRAAFAAIPSGDPVIVQEMAAPGVATVVGIVDDPSFGALVSFGLGGVATDLLGDRAYRPLPLTDRDAAELVRAPRAWPLLNGYRGSEPADVAALENLLLRVARLADDLPEVLQLTLEPVIVGPPNPWHGGRSLVVAGASARVGPPTARVDPGPRRMRAPM; translated from the coding sequence GTGACTGAGCAGAGCACCGAGACCCCGCCGGCGGAGGACGCCCCGCCGCAGCCGCCCGCGCACTGGGAGGCCGACATCGTCGCCGCCGACGGCGGCACGGTGCACCTGCGCCCGATCTGTCCCGAGGACGACGAGGGCCTGGTCGGGCTGATGGACCGCAGCTCCGACCAGACCCGCTACTACCGGTTCTTCGGGCCGATGAGGCGGCTGTCGGACAAGGACCTGCACCGCTTCACCCACGTCGACCACGTCGACCGGGTCGCCTTCGTGGTGCTGCTGGGTGACCAGATCATCGCGGTGGGCCGCTACGACCGGTATCCCGGCACCGACGATGCCGAGATCGCCTTCCTCGTCGAGGACGCCCACCAGGGCCGCGGACTGGGCTCGGTGCTCCTCGAGCACCTGGCCGCTGCCGCGCGGGAGCGGGGCATCCAGCGCTTCGTCGCCGAGGTGCTGGCGCAGAACAACCGGATGGTGCGGGTCTTCCTCGACGCGGGGTACACCCCGACCCGGTCCTACGAGGAGGGCGTCGTCCACCTGACGTTCCCCATCGCGCAGACCGAGAGTGCCCTGCAGGTCGCCTACGAGCGGGAACAGCGCAGCGAGTCGCGATCGATCGCACGGCTGCTCACGCCGTCGTCGGTCGCCGTGGTGGGGGCGAGCAACGACGAGGGCAAGCTCGGCCACGCCGCCCTGCGGCACCTGCTCGACTACGGCTTCCAGGGCCCGATCTACCCGGTCAACCCCGGCAGCCGGCACGTGCGCGGTGTCCCCGCCTACGCCGGCATCGAGGAGGTCCCGGACGACGTCGACCTCGCGATCGTCGCTGTGCCCGCCGAGGAGGTCGCCGCGGTGGTCGAGGCCGCGCGGCGCAAGAAGGTGCGCGGCCTGGTGGTGATCACCGGCGGGTTCGGCGAGTCCGGAGCCGAGGGGCGGGCCCGCGAGCGCGCGCTCGTGGCCGCCGCCCGCGCCTCGGGGATGCGGGTCGTGGGCCCCAACTGCCTGGGCATCGTGAACACCGATCCTGCGGTGCGGCTCAACGCCAGCCTGGCACCCCGGGTCCCCGGCCGCGGACGGGTGGGCTTCTTCGCGCAGTCCGGTGCGCTGGGATCGGCGCTGCTGGAGCAGGCGCGCACCCGCAACCTCGGCCTGTCCACCTTCGTCTCCGCCGGCAACCGTGCCGACGTCAGCGGCAACGACCTGCTGCAGTACTGGGCGACCGACCCCGGTACCGAGGTCGTGCTGCTGCACCTGGAGAGCTTCGGCAACCCGCGCAAGTTCGCCCGCCTCGCGCGCCAGGTCGGCCGCACCAAGCCGGTGGTGGCGGTCAAGAGCGGCCGGCACGTGCGGATGACCGAGGGCCTGGCCGGCACCTCGGTGGCGGTGCCGGAGGAGTCGGTGGCGGCGCTGTTCGCCTCGGCCGGTGTGATCCGGGTGGAGACCCTGGCGCAGCTGTTCGACGTCGGCACGCTGCTGGCCCACCAGCCCCTGCCGTCCGGTGACCGGGTCGCGGTCGTCGGCAACTCCACGGCGATGGGGGCGCTGGTCTCCGACTCCGTCCTCGAGTACGGACTGGAGCTGGCGCACGATGCGCCGACCGACATCGGCGCCGGAGGCTCGGTCGAGGAGTGGCGCGCCGCGCTGCAGGAGGCCGTGGACGACGACGGGGTGGACGCCGTGGTGGCGGTCTTCCTGCCCCCGCTCAGCCGTGTCTCGGCCGAGTTCGGCCGCGCCCTGCGCGAGGTCGCCACCGGTGCGGACAAGCCCATCGTGGCGACGTTCCTGTCCGCCGAGGGCATCCCGGCCGAGACGGCCGTCCCCGGGGAGGACGGGACGCCGGCGCGCGGCTCGGTGCCGTCGTTCTCCACGCCCGAGCGTGGGGTGATCGCGCTGGCCAAGGTGGCGCAGTACGCCGCCTGGCGACGCCGCCCGGTCGGTGAGGTGCCGGAGCTCGAGGGGATCGACGAGCGGGCCGCGCGTGACGTGGTCCTGCCGGCGCTGGCCTCGGCACCCGGCGGGCGGCCGCTCACCGACGAGGAGCTCATCGCGCTGCTGGCCGCCTACGGCATCCCGCTGCTGGGAACCCGCACGGTCACGGACGCCGAGGCCGCGGTCGCCGCGGCCGAGGAGGTCGGCTACCCGGTCGTGCTCAAGTCGACGGCACCGTGGCTGCAGCACCGCTCCGACCTGGGCGGGGTGCGGCTGGACGTCGGCGACGCCGACGCGGTGCGCGCGGCGTTCGCGGCGATCCCGTCCGGCGACCCGGTGATCGTGCAGGAGATGGCCGCACCCGGGGTGGCCACGGTCGTGGGGATCGTCGACGACCCGTCGTTCGGCGCGCTGGTCAGCTTCGGTCTGGGCGGTGTCGCCACCGACCTGCTCGGCGACCGCGCCTACCGGCCCCTGCCGCTGACCGACCGGGACGCCGCCGAGCTGGTGCGCGCGCCGCGGGCGTGGCCGCTGCTCAACGGCTACCGCGGCTCCGAGCCGGCCGACGTCGCGGCGCTGGAGAACCTGCTGCTGCGGGTCGCCCGGCTGGCCGACGACCTGCCCGAGGTGCTGCAGCTGACCCTGGAGCCGGTGATCGTCGGCCCGCCCAATCCCTGGCACGGCGGCCGATCGCTGGTGGTCGCCGGCGCCAGCGCCCGCGTCGGCCCACCCACCGCCCGCGTCGACCCCGGCCCCCGCCGGATGCGGGCACCCATGTGA
- a CDS encoding acetoin utilization protein AcuC: MSDSVAVVWDDALLGYTMGGDHPLHPVRLDLTMRLADGLGVLSTDRLQVLRPTPADVDLLTRVHDPAYLDAVKRAPVDPGVGHGLGTADNPVFDGMYDAAALITGGSVLAAEQVHSGRAQHAVNISGGLHHAMRDRASGFCVFNDAAVAIQWLLDQGHQRIAYVDLDVHHGDGVQAVFYDDPRVLTVSIHQTPLTLFPGTGFPEETGDPDKALGSAVNLALPNGTDDTGWLRAFHAVVPSVLKAFQPEILVTQCGCDAHHEDPLADLGLTIDGQRVSYRAVHDLAHEICDGRWIALGGGGYGLVRCVPRAWTHLIAEAAGARLDPATEIPESWREDVVRRGLRARPPTHMTEGGYTGFAHWDPFTESRVDRAIGRTRNAAFPYFGLDPDDPRD, encoded by the coding sequence GTGAGTGACTCGGTCGCAGTCGTCTGGGACGACGCGTTGCTCGGCTACACGATGGGCGGGGACCATCCGCTGCACCCGGTCCGGCTGGACCTCACGATGCGGCTGGCCGACGGCCTCGGCGTCCTGTCCACCGACCGGCTGCAGGTGCTGCGGCCCACGCCGGCCGACGTCGACCTGCTCACCCGGGTGCACGACCCGGCCTACCTGGACGCGGTCAAGCGCGCCCCGGTCGACCCCGGCGTCGGCCATGGTCTCGGGACGGCGGACAACCCCGTCTTCGACGGCATGTACGACGCCGCTGCACTGATCACCGGCGGCAGCGTGCTCGCCGCCGAGCAGGTGCACAGCGGCCGGGCGCAGCACGCGGTCAACATCTCCGGCGGGCTGCACCACGCGATGCGCGATCGCGCGTCGGGCTTCTGCGTCTTCAACGACGCCGCGGTGGCGATCCAGTGGCTGCTGGACCAGGGCCACCAGCGCATCGCCTACGTCGACCTCGACGTCCACCACGGCGACGGCGTGCAGGCCGTCTTCTACGACGACCCGCGGGTGCTGACCGTGAGCATCCACCAGACGCCGCTGACGCTGTTCCCCGGCACCGGCTTCCCCGAGGAGACCGGCGACCCGGACAAGGCGCTGGGCAGCGCGGTCAACCTCGCCCTGCCCAACGGCACCGACGACACCGGCTGGCTGCGGGCCTTCCACGCGGTCGTGCCCAGCGTCCTCAAGGCGTTCCAGCCGGAGATCCTGGTGACCCAGTGCGGCTGCGACGCCCACCACGAGGACCCGCTCGCCGACCTCGGGCTCACCATCGACGGGCAGCGGGTCAGCTACCGCGCGGTGCACGACCTCGCCCACGAGATCTGCGACGGCCGCTGGATCGCCCTCGGCGGTGGCGGCTACGGCCTGGTGCGCTGCGTGCCGCGGGCCTGGACGCACCTGATCGCCGAGGCGGCCGGCGCCCGGCTGGACCCGGCCACCGAGATCCCCGAGTCCTGGCGGGAGGACGTCGTCCGCCGCGGGCTCCGCGCCCGGCCACCGACGCACATGACCGAGGGCGGCTACACCGGCTTCGCGCACTGGGATCCGTTCACCGAGTCCCGCGTGGACCGGGCCATCGGCCGCACCCGCAACGCCGCGTTCCCCTACTTCGGCCTGGACCCGGACGACCCCCGTGACTGA
- a CDS encoding metal-dependent transcriptional regulator yields the protein MNDLIDTTEMYLRTIFELEEEGIVPLRARIAERLHQSGPTVSQTVARMERDGLLTVEGDRHLQLSESGRQLATAVMRKHRLAECLLVDVIGLDYADVHEEACRWEHVMSEAVERKLLTLLGNPTVSPFGNPIPGLDALGGETSAVLDSLTLLSTTASPEGRRVEIKRISEQLQEDTQLMRQLAAQGLRPGMTAVAQLTAGSVSLDGNVLPMGVAQHVFVSALDEELTPAEAAPRR from the coding sequence GTGAACGACCTCATCGACACCACCGAGATGTACCTCCGGACGATCTTCGAGCTGGAGGAGGAGGGGATCGTCCCCCTCCGAGCCCGCATCGCCGAGCGGCTGCACCAGAGCGGTCCGACGGTGAGCCAGACGGTCGCCCGGATGGAGCGCGACGGCCTGCTGACCGTCGAGGGCGACCGGCACCTGCAGCTGTCCGAGTCCGGGCGGCAGCTGGCCACCGCGGTGATGCGCAAGCACCGGCTCGCGGAGTGCCTGCTGGTCGACGTCATCGGCCTGGACTACGCCGACGTCCACGAGGAGGCGTGCCGCTGGGAGCACGTCATGAGCGAGGCCGTGGAGCGCAAGCTGCTGACCCTCCTCGGCAACCCGACGGTGTCGCCCTTCGGCAACCCGATCCCCGGTCTCGACGCCCTGGGCGGCGAGACCTCCGCGGTCCTCGACTCGCTGACCCTGCTGTCCACCACTGCGAGCCCCGAGGGACGCCGCGTGGAGATCAAGCGGATCAGCGAGCAGCTGCAGGAGGACACCCAGCTCATGCGCCAGCTGGCCGCCCAGGGCCTGCGGCCGGGCATGACCGCCGTCGCCCAGCTGACCGCCGGTTCGGTCAGCCTCGACGGCAACGTGCTGCCCATGGGCGTGGCTCAGCACGTGTTCGTCAGCGCCCTGGACGAGGAGCTCACCCCGGCCGAGGCGGCTCCCCGCCGCTGA
- a CDS encoding S9 family peptidase has translation MSEPSDAPATSSPSGSPFADLAAFVALPRVGGLALSPDGRRLAIAVQTLDREKTAWQSALWEVDPEGRRPARRLTRSAPGESSPVWAPDGSLLFTSARPDPGAGDGTEEPKPALWSLPADGGEARPVLTHPGGISGVALAADSGEVVVTASAMPGAGDAEADAERRKRRKEAGVTAILHEAYPVRYWDSDLGPATPHLFWAGGLPAEPHAGAERPPVELRDLTPDAVPPSGAGGDLTLSPDGRLLVRVESVPDGPAGRRDRLVLLETATGEARALVDDPLADLGAPRFSPDGSAVVCVRESMSSHDEPPDYTLLHVDVATGAARELTPGFDRWPSAPQFNADRTAVYFLADDDGRHALFRVPTDGGEPVRMTTDGAYSDLQVARDGSALYALRSAYDEPPAPVRLDPEATGQHPDPLPNPGTLAGLPGTLQEVEATAADGTPVHCWLVLPEGASAERPAPLVLWVHGGPLMSWNSWSWRWCPWVLAARGYAVLLPDPALSQGYGQDFVRRGWGAWGEAPYTDLMAAVDAVEQRPEIDESRTAAMGGSFGGYMANWIATQTDRFRAIVTHASLWDVDSFIGTTDAAYYWEKEWGDPLRQPKRYEQNSPHRYADAIRTPVLVIHGDRDYRVPIGEALRLWYDLQKRGVPSRFLYFPNENHWVLTPGNAGVFWETVLAFLAEHVLDQGWRRPDLL, from the coding sequence GTGAGCGAGCCCTCCGACGCCCCCGCCACCTCCTCCCCCTCCGGATCCCCCTTCGCCGACCTGGCGGCCTTCGTCGCCCTGCCGCGGGTCGGCGGCCTGGCCCTGTCGCCGGACGGCCGGCGGCTGGCGATCGCGGTGCAGACCCTGGACCGCGAGAAGACCGCGTGGCAGTCGGCGCTGTGGGAGGTCGACCCCGAGGGACGGCGGCCGGCCCGCCGGCTGACCCGCAGCGCACCGGGCGAGTCCTCGCCGGTGTGGGCGCCCGACGGCTCGCTGCTGTTCACCTCCGCCCGCCCCGATCCGGGGGCCGGCGACGGAACGGAGGAGCCGAAGCCGGCGCTCTGGAGCCTGCCCGCCGACGGCGGTGAGGCGCGGCCGGTGCTGACCCACCCGGGCGGGATCTCGGGTGTCGCCCTCGCCGCGGACTCCGGCGAGGTGGTCGTCACCGCGTCCGCCATGCCGGGAGCGGGCGACGCCGAGGCCGACGCGGAGCGGCGGAAGCGGCGCAAGGAGGCCGGGGTCACCGCGATCCTCCACGAGGCCTACCCGGTGCGGTACTGGGACAGCGACCTCGGCCCGGCCACCCCGCACCTGTTCTGGGCCGGCGGACTCCCCGCCGAGCCGCACGCCGGTGCCGAGCGCCCGCCGGTCGAGCTGCGCGACCTGACCCCCGACGCCGTCCCGCCCTCCGGCGCCGGTGGCGACCTGACTCTCTCCCCCGACGGCCGGCTCCTCGTGCGCGTGGAGTCCGTCCCCGACGGCCCGGCGGGCCGGCGGGACCGGCTGGTCCTCCTCGAGACCGCCACCGGGGAGGCCCGAGCCCTGGTCGACGACCCGCTCGCCGACCTGGGCGCGCCGCGCTTCTCCCCGGACGGCAGCGCCGTCGTCTGCGTGCGGGAGTCGATGTCGAGCCACGACGAGCCGCCGGACTACACGCTGTTGCACGTCGACGTCGCCACCGGCGCGGCACGGGAGCTCACCCCGGGCTTCGACCGCTGGCCGTCCGCGCCGCAGTTCAACGCCGACAGGACGGCGGTGTACTTCCTGGCCGACGACGACGGCCGGCACGCGCTCTTCCGGGTGCCCACGGACGGCGGGGAGCCGGTCCGCATGACCACCGACGGCGCCTACAGCGACCTGCAGGTGGCCCGTGACGGCAGCGCCCTCTACGCGTTGCGCTCGGCCTACGACGAGCCGCCGGCGCCGGTGCGGCTGGACCCGGAGGCGACCGGCCAGCACCCCGACCCGCTGCCGAACCCGGGGACCCTCGCCGGGTTGCCCGGCACCCTGCAGGAGGTCGAGGCCACCGCCGCCGACGGGACGCCGGTGCACTGCTGGCTGGTGCTGCCCGAGGGCGCGTCGGCGGAGCGCCCGGCGCCGCTGGTGCTGTGGGTCCACGGCGGGCCGTTGATGAGCTGGAACTCGTGGTCCTGGCGCTGGTGCCCGTGGGTGCTGGCCGCCCGCGGCTACGCCGTCCTGCTGCCCGACCCGGCGCTGTCGCAGGGGTACGGGCAGGACTTCGTCCGCCGCGGCTGGGGCGCCTGGGGCGAGGCGCCCTACACCGACCTGATGGCGGCGGTCGACGCCGTGGAGCAGCGGCCGGAGATCGACGAGTCGCGCACCGCCGCGATGGGCGGCTCGTTCGGCGGCTACATGGCCAACTGGATCGCCACCCAGACCGACCGGTTCCGGGCGATCGTCACCCACGCCAGCCTGTGGGACGTGGACTCCTTCATCGGCACCACCGATGCGGCCTACTACTGGGAGAAGGAGTGGGGCGACCCGCTGCGCCAGCCCAAGCGCTACGAGCAGAACTCGCCGCACCGCTACGCCGACGCCATCCGCACCCCGGTGCTCGTGATCCACGGTGACCGCGACTACCGGGTGCCGATCGGCGAGGCGCTGCGGCTCTGGTACGACCTGCAGAAGCGCGGCGTCCCCTCCCGGTTCCTCTATTTCCCGAACGAGAACCACTGGGTGCTGACGCCCGGGAACGCGGGGGTATTCTGGGAGACAGTTCTCGCCTTCCTGGCGGAGCATGTACTCGACCAGGGGTGGCGACGCCCGGACCTGTTGTGA
- a CDS encoding recombinase family protein, with translation MAGKTPQRAAIYVRISDDREGQGLGVTRQEQDCRALTERLEWTLHPHRPVYSDNDIGASTKSRKARPEFAELLAAVRAGTVDGILYYSTSRLTRRPMEYEGIKALVEDTGVRLASVVSGQVDLTTADGRLLGGIMAQFDAAEAERISERVRRTFVQHREAGRPHTTGTRPFGYKPGGIKVDAVEAAAIRDAVEWITDENVQASLGDVVRAWTAAGLETVTGRPWSRVMVSKVLTRPRNAGLVEYLGEIVGRGSFDAILTEDELRAVREALAARSGLVTARYSRRQHLLSGLIYCGVCGGRMKVSARRDAEGAVRADSFVSCVKDNGGCGHVKRNLRLAEAFILGAVERRLADATAFADPDDDSEAAQEAARLTAERDTLRAKVERLQKLMLDDPDFTAEDFVPMIRKLRDRIREVEALLADVELPARRDALGEDPLADWQAGGFDERREVLEALVAQIVLHPIGKVGPARSRAMVPETTQIIWR, from the coding sequence ATGGCAGGCAAGACTCCGCAGCGGGCCGCGATCTACGTCCGCATCTCGGACGACCGGGAGGGTCAGGGCCTCGGCGTCACGCGGCAGGAGCAGGACTGCCGGGCGCTCACGGAGCGGCTGGAGTGGACGCTGCACCCGCACCGGCCCGTCTACTCGGACAACGACATCGGCGCGAGCACCAAGAGCCGGAAGGCCCGCCCGGAGTTCGCCGAGCTGCTGGCCGCGGTCCGGGCCGGGACCGTGGACGGCATCCTCTACTACTCCACGTCCCGTCTGACCCGGCGGCCGATGGAGTACGAGGGGATCAAGGCCCTGGTGGAGGACACCGGGGTCCGCCTCGCGTCGGTGGTGTCGGGGCAGGTGGACCTGACCACCGCCGACGGGCGGCTGTTGGGCGGGATCATGGCGCAGTTCGACGCCGCCGAGGCCGAGCGCATCAGCGAGAGAGTGCGGCGGACGTTCGTGCAGCACCGGGAGGCCGGGAGGCCGCACACGACCGGCACCCGCCCGTTCGGGTACAAGCCAGGCGGGATCAAGGTGGACGCCGTCGAGGCCGCCGCGATCCGCGACGCCGTCGAGTGGATCACCGACGAGAACGTCCAGGCGAGCCTGGGAGACGTGGTCCGGGCCTGGACCGCCGCCGGGCTGGAGACCGTGACCGGCCGCCCCTGGTCGCGGGTGATGGTGTCGAAGGTCCTCACCCGGCCGCGGAACGCCGGGCTGGTCGAGTACCTCGGGGAGATCGTCGGCCGCGGCAGCTTCGACGCGATCCTGACCGAGGACGAGCTGCGCGCCGTCCGCGAGGCCCTGGCCGCCCGGTCGGGGCTGGTGACCGCGCGCTACAGCCGCCGCCAGCATCTCCTGTCCGGGCTCATCTACTGCGGGGTCTGCGGCGGCCGGATGAAGGTGTCCGCGCGGCGGGACGCGGAGGGCGCGGTGCGCGCCGACTCGTTCGTCTCGTGCGTCAAGGACAACGGCGGGTGCGGGCACGTCAAGCGCAACCTACGGCTGGCGGAGGCGTTCATCCTCGGCGCGGTCGAGCGCCGACTGGCCGACGCCACGGCCTTCGCTGACCCGGACGACGACTCCGAGGCCGCGCAGGAGGCCGCGCGGCTGACCGCCGAGCGCGACACCCTGCGGGCCAAGGTCGAGCGGCTCCAGAAGCTGATGCTGGACGACCCGGACTTCACCGCCGAGGACTTCGTGCCGATGATCCGGAAGCTGCGGGACCGCATCCGCGAGGTGGAGGCGCTGCTGGCCGACGTGGAGCTGCCCGCCCGCCGCGACGCCCTGGGGGAGGACCCGCTGGCCGACTGGCAGGCCGGTGGGTTCGATGAGCGCCGGGAGGTCCTGGAGGCGCTGGTGGCGCAGATCGTGCTGCACCCGATCGGGAAGGTGGGCCCGGCGCGGTCGCGGGCGATGGTGCCGGAGACGACGCAGATCATCTGGCGGTAG
- a CDS encoding phage major capsid protein: MHVAITTPEHARQALDRADQLASAARKSGRPLTDAEHAEVRDLLAGVQQHRDETEMRDRIEGMRRPGAKAVYGSRSTGGTAGEAFTSSTAFQSLQMAFKSGALTGRWTSGPVEVPDYFTGRKATLLTGDFPFEPDVRPGIQPILQRPIVVTDLFAPGTTDSALVRYVEETLFTNGATTVGEGGLKPESALAFDSVDEPVRKIAHHLPVSDEMLEDSSQMRSYIDSRLRLGVQLVEETQLLSGDGTGTNLRGLLNRTGLQNLTLTAPTTGTNPSIAETLYQAITNVRVNALVEPDGVVMHPSDYAALRLAKDSGGEFNAGGPFGALAGTTVWGLPVALSMALPVNTAIVGAFRSQAQVFRRSGLVVEASNSHADYWTHNLTSIRAELRVALAVFRPSAFVRLAGLQHAGVSA, encoded by the coding sequence ATGCACGTCGCCATCACCACTCCCGAGCACGCCCGCCAGGCTTTGGACCGGGCCGACCAGCTCGCCTCCGCCGCCCGCAAGTCCGGGCGACCCCTCACCGATGCCGAGCACGCCGAAGTGCGTGACCTCCTCGCCGGTGTCCAGCAGCACAGGGACGAAACCGAGATGCGGGACCGCATCGAGGGCATGCGGCGACCCGGTGCAAAGGCCGTGTACGGCTCCCGGAGCACCGGCGGCACCGCCGGTGAGGCGTTCACCAGCAGCACCGCTTTCCAGTCGCTGCAGATGGCGTTCAAGTCCGGCGCGCTCACCGGCCGGTGGACCTCCGGCCCCGTCGAGGTGCCGGACTACTTCACCGGCCGCAAGGCCACCCTCCTCACCGGCGACTTCCCGTTCGAGCCGGACGTGCGCCCCGGCATCCAGCCGATCCTCCAGCGCCCGATCGTGGTCACCGACCTGTTCGCGCCGGGCACCACCGACTCCGCCCTGGTCCGGTACGTCGAGGAGACCCTGTTCACCAACGGCGCTACCACCGTCGGCGAGGGCGGGCTCAAGCCCGAGAGTGCGCTCGCGTTCGACTCCGTGGACGAGCCCGTGAGAAAGATTGCGCACCACCTGCCGGTGAGCGACGAAATGCTCGAAGATTCGAGCCAGATGAGGTCATATATCGATTCTCGTCTGCGGCTCGGTGTGCAACTGGTCGAGGAGACCCAGCTCCTCTCCGGTGACGGCACCGGCACCAACCTCCGCGGCCTACTCAACCGCACCGGCCTGCAGAACCTCACCCTGACCGCCCCGACGACGGGGACGAACCCGTCCATCGCCGAGACGCTGTACCAGGCGATCACGAACGTCCGCGTCAACGCCCTCGTCGAACCCGACGGCGTCGTCATGCACCCGTCCGACTACGCCGCCCTGCGGCTGGCCAAGGACTCCGGTGGGGAGTTCAACGCCGGAGGCCCGTTCGGCGCGCTCGCCGGGACCACCGTGTGGGGCCTGCCCGTGGCCCTGTCCATGGCGCTGCCGGTCAACACCGCGATCGTGGGCGCGTTCCGCTCCCAGGCTCAGGTGTTCCGCCGCAGCGGGCTCGTCGTGGAGGCAAGCAACTCGCACGCTGACTACTGGACGCACAACCTGACTTCCATCCGCGCTGAGCTGAGAGTTGCGCTGGCGGTGTTCAGGCCGTCGGCGTTCGTGCGGTTGGCCGGACTCCAGCACGCAGGCGTCAGCGCCTGA
- a CDS encoding DUF4352 domain-containing protein: protein MSQPTPPAPPQFADPKSAKAQAKAEKAYRKASRPFFKKKRFILLAVIALILIIAIAQGGDDDSGSSSTSSGGGSSSGDIAKAVGLNQAVQDGKFEFTVTGVDCSKNTLGADPVSTQAAGVFCLVNVNVANIGDEAQTLDSTSQYGYDAAGKKFSTDTEAAFYLENGGDTLFEQLNPGTSVDGVLVFDVPAETQLTKLELHDSPFSGGVTVNLG from the coding sequence ATGTCACAGCCCACTCCGCCTGCGCCTCCGCAGTTCGCAGATCCCAAGAGCGCGAAGGCCCAGGCGAAGGCCGAGAAGGCGTATCGCAAGGCCAGCCGCCCCTTCTTCAAGAAGAAGCGCTTCATCCTTCTCGCGGTCATCGCCCTCATCCTCATCATCGCCATCGCCCAGGGCGGCGATGACGACAGCGGCTCGTCCTCGACTTCGTCCGGCGGCGGTTCCTCGTCCGGCGATATCGCCAAGGCCGTGGGCCTGAACCAGGCCGTTCAGGACGGCAAGTTCGAGTTCACCGTCACCGGCGTGGACTGCTCCAAGAACACTCTCGGAGCCGACCCCGTTTCCACCCAGGCGGCCGGCGTCTTCTGTCTGGTGAACGTGAACGTGGCGAACATCGGGGACGAGGCCCAGACCCTCGACTCCACCAGCCAGTACGGCTACGACGCTGCAGGCAAGAAGTTCTCTACGGACACCGAGGCCGCGTTCTACCTGGAGAACGGCGGCGACACGCTGTTCGAGCAGTTGAACCCCGGTACGTCCGTGGACGGTGTGCTTGTCTTCGACGTGCCTGCCGAAACGCAGCTGACCAAGCTGGAGCTGCACGATTCGCCGTTTTCCGGGGGCGTGACGGTCAACCTCGGCTGA